Proteins encoded within one genomic window of Ottowia sp. SB7-C50:
- a CDS encoding LysR family transcriptional regulator produces the protein MKRLDWNQLHAFLETADTGSLSAAARKLGLTQPTLSRQVAAIEASLGVTLFERVGKAMALTAAGLDLLEHARAMGAAAESLTLAATGRAQAVEGVVTVSASDIVATCLLPPLVRAMRQQAPGIAVELIASDALSDLRRREADIAVRNVKPEQPDLIARFIRQATAHFYAAEDWVRAHGHPRSAADAAGPAFVGSDRSGRYLAFLRHHGLPVTEASFSCYVDHTTTHWALVQQGLGIGAMMDEIAAVTPGVVRVLDDVPPLRFPIWLVTHRELRTSRRIRTVFDGLAEGLAAAAA, from the coding sequence ATGAAAAGACTGGACTGGAACCAGCTGCATGCCTTTCTGGAGACGGCCGACACCGGCTCGCTCTCGGCCGCCGCGCGCAAGCTGGGGCTGACCCAGCCGACGCTGAGCCGCCAGGTGGCTGCCATCGAGGCGAGCCTGGGTGTGACCTTGTTCGAGCGCGTGGGCAAGGCCATGGCACTGACCGCCGCCGGGCTGGATCTGCTGGAGCACGCGCGCGCCATGGGCGCGGCGGCCGAGTCGCTGACGCTCGCGGCCACGGGGCGCGCGCAGGCGGTCGAAGGCGTGGTGACGGTGTCGGCCAGCGACATCGTGGCGACCTGCCTGCTGCCGCCGCTGGTGCGGGCCATGCGCCAGCAGGCACCGGGCATCGCCGTCGAGCTGATTGCCTCCGACGCGCTGAGCGATTTGCGCCGGCGCGAGGCCGACATTGCCGTGCGCAACGTCAAGCCCGAGCAACCCGACCTGATCGCGCGCTTCATCCGCCAGGCCACGGCGCACTTCTATGCCGCTGAGGACTGGGTGCGCGCGCATGGCCACCCGCGCAGCGCCGCCGACGCGGCCGGGCCCGCCTTTGTCGGCAGCGACCGCTCGGGCCGTTACCTGGCTTTTCTGCGCCACCATGGCCTGCCGGTGACCGAGGCCAGCTTCAGCTGCTATGTGGACCACACCACCACGCACTGGGCGCTGGTGCAGCAGGGCCTGGGCATCGGCGCGATGATGGACGAGATCGCCGCGGTCACGCCCGGCGTGGTGCGCGTGCTGGACGACGTGCCGCCGCTGCGCTTTCCGATCTGGCTGGTGACGCACCGCGAGCTGCGCACCTCGCGCCGCATCCGCACCGTGTTCGACGGGCTGGCCGAGGGGCTGGCGGCCGCGGCCGCCTGA
- a CDS encoding class I SAM-dependent methyltransferase: MKFIAMPHPSSSARFWDRIARRYARATIADQAGYEKTVQRVIGLLSPAHAVLEIGCGTGTTALRLAPHAGSLLATDASSEMIAIAHERLHAQPTPGLRFAVADADRALDTARYDRVLAFNVLHLLGDLDRALAAVAAALWPGGLFISKTPCIAEMSPLITHLAVPLMRALGNAPPLRSFDELHLHAAIWRAGLEVIAAERHGTRGKDVRAFVVARKPAAARA, translated from the coding sequence GTGAAATTCATCGCCATGCCGCACCCATCCTCCTCCGCGCGCTTCTGGGACCGCATCGCCCGCCGGTACGCGCGCGCCACCATCGCCGATCAAGCCGGTTACGAAAAGACGGTGCAGCGCGTGATCGGCCTGCTGTCGCCCGCGCACGCGGTGCTGGAGATCGGCTGCGGCACCGGCACCACCGCGCTGCGGCTGGCGCCGCACGCGGGCAGCCTGCTGGCCACCGATGCGTCGTCCGAAATGATCGCCATCGCACACGAGCGCCTGCACGCGCAACCCACGCCGGGCCTGCGTTTTGCCGTGGCCGATGCCGACCGCGCGCTCGACACGGCGCGCTACGACCGGGTGCTGGCGTTCAACGTGCTGCACCTGCTGGGCGATCTGGACCGGGCGCTGGCTGCGGTCGCCGCGGCACTGTGGCCGGGCGGGCTGTTCATCTCCAAGACGCCGTGCATCGCCGAGATGAGCCCGCTCATCACGCACCTGGCCGTGCCGTTGATGCGCGCGCTGGGCAATGCACCGCCGCTGCGTAGTTTTGACGAATTGCACTTACACGCAGCGATCTGGCGCGCCGGGCTCGAAGTGATCGCCGCCGAGCGGCACGGCACGCGCGGCAAGGACGTGCGCGCCTTTGTGGTGGCGCGCAAGCCGGCGGCGGCGCGCGCCTGA